AGATAATATTCACCCAGTTCAGCCCAGAGGACGCTGTCGCCCGGCGTTTTACGAATGTTGCCCTGCAAGGCAGCAAGCTGCTTTTCCTGCTGCTGCGCGGCACTAAAATCGTGTAGCGGATCGGCCAGCCGCTGGCGTTCCGCCTGAACAAGCGCCCCGCGCTGGCTCAACGCGTAAAGGGCTCCACTGCTCACTAAAATAGCGACGATCGCGACGACAACAGCGAGGATGGGCATCGGACGCGGCACGGCGGGCGGAGATGGCGCTAACGGCAAGTCATGAATCAGCTCACGACTCAACCGCTTTGCCTCATGTTCGGAGAGGTGGTTCCCTGCCTGCTCGCTCTGAAACTGCCAGAGGCGCTCGGCTACACACGATAGCTTGTCTTCCCCCTCCGGTTTACGCTGGGGCAACAGCGGCCACAATAGCCCAGCAACCAGCGCGACACTCGCGGTAACGATGAACACGATAGTTAACAGGTTTAGATTTAACAGGCTCATTGGCG
The genomic region above belongs to Pectobacterium colocasium and contains:
- the nrfG gene encoding heme lyase NrfEFG subunit NrfG: MSLLNLNLLTIVFIVTASVALVAGLLWPLLPQRKPEGEDKLSCVAERLWQFQSEQAGNHLSEHEAKRLSRELIHDLPLAPSPPAVPRPMPILAVVVAIVAILVSSGALYALSQRGALVQAERQRLADPLHDFSAAQQQEKQLAALQGNIRKTPGDSVLWAELGEYYLYRNAYDNALRAYRQAIALRDDSAELYSALATVLYYQAGQSVTPSMQEMVDKALALDANEVTALMLLASDAFLKADYARAITLWQRLLDTYSPRLNRAQLIEAINTATLLKNSQK